The Gemmata palustris genome includes a region encoding these proteins:
- a CDS encoding phage tail tube protein, whose amino-acid sequence MTNYKGRDFLLKNGTWSGGTAIADCRTHSLRINHELVDITNKSSNGYRTLLEGAGVKSVTVTFGGVMTNDTGFETFQGYANAGSINAHALGWADGDTLEGSFQVSSFEITGEYNGEQTFTATLESSGSWTFTGA is encoded by the coding sequence ATGACAAATTATAAGGGCAGGGACTTCCTGCTGAAGAACGGCACGTGGAGCGGGGGCACGGCTATCGCCGACTGCCGCACGCACAGCTTGCGCATCAACCACGAACTCGTGGACATCACCAACAAGAGCAGCAACGGGTACCGCACACTTCTCGAAGGGGCGGGTGTGAAATCGGTCACCGTCACGTTCGGCGGGGTGATGACCAACGACACCGGGTTCGAGACGTTCCAGGGGTACGCCAACGCCGGGAGCATCAACGCGCACGCGCTCGGATGGGCCGACGGGGACACGCTGGAGGGCAGCTTCCAGGTATCGAGCTTCGAGATCACCGGCGAGTACAACGGCGAGCAGACGTTCACCGCCACCCTCGAATCCAGCGGCAGCTGGACCTTCACCGGCGCGTAA